Proteins encoded within one genomic window of Ascaphus truei isolate aAscTru1 chromosome 8, aAscTru1.hap1, whole genome shotgun sequence:
- the TINCR gene encoding TINCR ubiquitin domain containing gives MNMDKLRRLSLYWVKYDILVHLPEDCQMLPLTIKPTETIKDLRVHLVKQGISSWKKHFSYNGRQLGEYETIKDVNIRNGSVILLLPDRRSGCHSV, from the exons ATGAATATGGATAAACTAAGAAGACTATCTTTGTATTGGGTTAAATACGACATCCTGGTCCACCTGCCAGAAGATTGTCAAATGTTGCCTCTGACAATCAAGCCAACGGAAACCATAAAGGACCTAAGAGTTCATCTGGTAAAACAAGGCATCTCCTCCTGGAAGAAACACTTCTCCTACAATGGGAGACAATTAGGCGAATATGAAACTATTAAAGATGTCAACATCAGAAATGGATCTGTCATTTTACTCCTTCCCGACAGAAG ATCCGGATGTCACTCAGTGTAA